Sequence from the Erythrolamprus reginae isolate rEryReg1 chromosome 2, rEryReg1.hap1, whole genome shotgun sequence genome:
TGGCggacacaccagaggattcacacaggaggaTAAAGGAGAAGACTCATAGGAGAGAAATGTATTGAATTTCCTGAGTGTCAGAAAACTTTCAGTTGGAATTGCACCCTCATGACACACCAGggcactcacacaggagagaatccCTTTGAAtatcctgactgtgggaaaagtttcactcAGCATTCCCACATGGTGAATAATTCCAGCCTAGTGACACACCAggggattcacacaggagagaaaccctttgaatgtcctatctGCGGGAAAAGCTTTAGTAAAAATTCCAGCCtgttgacacaccagaggactcacacaggagagaaaccctttaaatgtcttGACTGTTGGAAATGTTACAGTCAGAATTCCAATCTGGTAacgcaccagaggactcacacaggaggaaAGCAGTTTTTGTGTCCAgagtgtggcaaaagtttcagtcagaattcccacctgctGAGACACAAGAagactcacacgggagagaaaccctttaaatgttttgGCTGTGCGAAATGTTACAGTCTGAATTCCCATCtgttgacacaccagaggactcacacaggagagaaaccatataaatgtcctgactgtgggaaatgttacaGTCAGAATTCCTACCTGctgaaacaccagaggattcacacaggggagaaaccctttgaatgtcctatttgtgggaaaagctttagtgaAAATTCCAACCtgttgacacaccagaggactcatacaggggagaaaccctttaaatgccCTGACTGTTGGAAATGTTACAatcagagttcccacctggtgacacaccagaggactcacacaggaaataaaccctttgaatgtcctgactgtgggaaaggtttcagtcagaattcccacctgctgacacaccagaggattcacacaggagagaaaccctttgaatgtcctgactgtgggaaatgtttcagtcagaattcccacctgctgacgcatcagaggattcacacaggagagaaaccctttaaatgtcttgactgtgggaaatgttttagtgaaAATTTCAAACTGTTggtacacaagaggactcacttaggagagaaacccttcgaatgtccttactgtggcaaatgtttcagtcagaattcccacatgctgacacaccagaggattcacacaggagagaaaccctttgaatgcccttgCTGTGAGAAAagctttagtgataattccagcctggtgagacaccgtaggactcacacaggagagaaaccctttgaatgtcctgactgtgggaaatctttccgtcagaattccagcctagtgacacaccagagggctcacacaggagagaaaccctttgaatgtcctatctgtgggaaaagctttagggataattccagcctggtgagacaccg
This genomic interval carries:
- the LOC139160074 gene encoding zinc finger protein 84-like, whose translation is MTHQGTHTGENPFEYPDCGKSFTQHSHMVNNSSLVTHQGIHTGEKPFECPICGKSFSKNSSLLTHQRTHTGEKPFKCLDCWKCYSQNSNLVTHQRTHTGGKQFLCPECGKSFSQNSHLLRHKKTHTGEKPFKCFGCAKCYSLNSHLLTHQRTHTGEKPYKCPDCGKCYSQNSYLLKHQRIHTGEKPFECPICGKSFSENSNLLTHQRTHTGEKPFKCPDCWKCYNQSSHLVTHQRTHTGNKPFECPDCGKGFSQNSHLLTHQRIHTGEKPFECPDCGKCFSQNSHLLTHQRIHTGEKPFKCLDCGKCFSENFKLLVHKRTHLGEKPFECPYCGKCFSQNSHMLTHQRIHTGEKPFECPCCEKSFSDNSSLVRHRRTHTGEKPFECPDCGKSFRQNSSLVTHQRAHTGEKPFECPICGKSFRDNSSLVRHRRIHTGEKPFECPICGKSFSNNSSLLTHQRTHTGEKPFKCPICGKCYSQSSHLVTHQRTHRRETL